A single region of the Pseudomonas sp. GGS8 genome encodes:
- a CDS encoding DUF3292 domain-containing protein — translation MHIYVKSLLAALLMSSPLLAPAAEYPETVPAAPTEDATQATPMQDKAMSEQMKKMQAAHDKMIAAKTPAERQAAMQEAMTTMRNSLGMMHDNCRGMGMGMGKGMSGGKDNSDTAMMDMMMKMMDQQSRMMKMPMGQ, via the coding sequence ATGCACATCTACGTCAAATCCCTCTTGGCCGCTCTGCTCATGAGCAGCCCATTGCTGGCGCCAGCTGCTGAATACCCCGAAACGGTGCCCGCCGCCCCCACCGAGGACGCAACCCAAGCCACGCCCATGCAAGACAAGGCCATGAGCGAACAGATGAAGAAAATGCAGGCGGCCCACGACAAAATGATCGCCGCCAAAACCCCGGCCGAACGCCAGGCGGCGATGCAGGAAGCCATGACTACGATGAGAAACAGCCTCGGCATGATGCACGACAATTGCAGGGGGATGGGTATGGGGATGGGCAAAGGCATGTCCGGCGGCAAGGACAACTCGGATACGGCGATGATGGACATGATGATGAAAATGATGGATCAGCAATCCAGGATGATGAAGATGCCGATGGGCCAATAA
- the copD gene encoding copper homeostasis membrane protein CopD produces MSDSVGIALRFALYVDLMLLFGVALFALYSLKGQERVSGAVLPLRAMLAGTAVLGAVLSVASMVMMTSAMSGESDFAELRPHIEMMLFETDVGLAWGVRLVALVAAGLAVMLRAPGFILWVAAFAGGVALASLAWSGHGAMDEGIRRYWHFAVDIAHLLAAGAWLGALLAFVLMAKLNALQTEARISLLARAVNRFEVIGAVIVVVITVTGVVNYLFIVGPKLDEVFLSTYGILLFIKVVLFAGMLVLAALNRFHLGPLLERSLQDGQYAVAANALRRSVVVELAAAVVIVGLVAWLGTLSPEMGAQ; encoded by the coding sequence ATGAGCGACTCGGTCGGCATTGCCCTGCGGTTTGCGTTGTATGTGGATTTGATGCTGTTGTTTGGCGTGGCGCTTTTTGCGCTGTATAGCCTTAAAGGGCAGGAACGGGTGTCAGGAGCGGTGCTGCCGTTGCGGGCGATGTTGGCGGGGACGGCGGTGCTGGGCGCGGTGTTGTCCGTCGCCAGCATGGTGATGATGACCAGTGCCATGAGCGGTGAATCGGACTTTGCCGAACTGCGCCCGCACATCGAAATGATGCTGTTCGAGACGGACGTCGGATTGGCTTGGGGGGTTCGCCTTGTTGCACTGGTCGCCGCGGGTTTAGCGGTGATGCTCCGCGCGCCTGGTTTCATTTTATGGGTCGCGGCTTTTGCCGGTGGCGTTGCCCTCGCCAGCCTGGCCTGGAGCGGACATGGGGCGATGGATGAAGGCATTCGCCGTTATTGGCATTTCGCGGTGGACATAGCGCACCTGCTGGCGGCGGGGGCTTGGCTTGGCGCGTTGCTGGCGTTTGTGTTGATGGCCAAGCTCAACGCTCTGCAAACTGAAGCGCGCATCAGCTTGTTGGCCCGCGCGGTAAATCGGTTTGAGGTTATTGGCGCGGTCATCGTCGTGGTGATCACGGTGACGGGCGTGGTGAATTATCTGTTCATCGTTGGGCCGAAGCTGGACGAAGTATTTCTCAGCACTTACGGGATTCTGCTGTTCATCAAAGTGGTGCTGTTTGCCGGGATGCTGGTGCTCGCCGCGTTGAACCGGTTTCACCTTGGGCCACTCTTGGAGCGGTCGTTGCAGGACGGGCAATATGCGGTTGCCGCTAATGCGTTACGACGCAGTGTGGTGGTGGAATTGGCGGCGGCGGTGGTGATTGTGGGGTTGGTGGCTTGGCTCGGAACGCTGAGCCCGGAAATGGGTGCCCAGTAG
- a CDS encoding DUF2933 domain-containing protein has translation MNHSNPSTPPATSFWRSKPGIALGMLLVIGLFYLAREHYGHIYPLLPYLILLLCPLMHLFGHHHGGRH, from the coding sequence ATGAACCACTCAAACCCCTCGACACCTCCAGCCACCTCGTTCTGGCGCAGCAAACCCGGCATCGCGCTGGGTATGCTGCTGGTGATCGGACTGTTCTACCTGGCCCGCGAGCATTACGGTCATATCTACCCCCTTTTGCCCTACCTGATTCTATTGCTGTGCCCGCTGATGCACCTGTTCGGGCATCACCACGGCGGCAGACACTGA